ACGAAGGCCGGGCCGATGAGCGCGGCGAGCGGGACGGCGTCGACGGTGGCGCCGTCCGGGATGAAGTGGCGCGGCGCGTCGATGTGCGTGCCGAGGTGGAGGGTGGCGGACAGGTGCGACAGTGCGTATCCGTCGCCGGCGGCATGAGACGCCACGGGGGTGACGACGGGCGGCAGGTCGCCGGGCCAGACCGGGAGGTCGGGGGTGATCCGGCGGGTGAGGTCGATGGGGCGGGTCATCGCGATGTGGGGGAGTGGGGGTGGATGCGGGAGCGGCCGGGGGAGGCTTCTGCCGTTGGCGTCGGCTCCGGCGCTCCCAACGGGAACGCCGACAACCCGATCGGCAGGAACACGCGCCCGTGCGGCGATACGGTCGGCACGTTCGACGTCGCGGTGGCGGGCGACGTGCGCGTGGCGCTGGGCGGGGTGGTCGCCGTCGGGCTTGGCGTGTGTGTCGCGGTCGGGAGCGGCCATGTCGGGGCGCTGGGCGGAAGGGTCGGTTCGAGGGGCGGGAGGGTCGGGAAGGGATTCAGGGTCGGGAACGGGGTGAGGCCGGGGATCGGTGGGGGAGTGGGCGTCGCGGGCGCGACGGAGGGGGATGGGGTGGGCGAGGTGGCGGGTGACGGGCCTTCGGTGGGTGTCGGGCTGTCGGATGTGGAGATGGCGGTGGGCGACGGGAGGAGGGGGCGGCGGGCCCAGTCGGGCTCGCGGCCGTTCGTGAGGGCGGCGCGGGGAGTGGGGGCGGCGACGTCGAGGACGAAGAGGCGCGAAACGTCGTTCAGCCATGGCCCCTCGACCACCAGCTGGCGGCCGTCGGGCGACCACTTCGGGCGGTAGAAGTCGAAGTCCTCGTTCGACTGCCAGAGGACGCCGGTTTGGCCGGTTGCAGGGTCGAGGAGCCAGATGCCCTCGCCGGGCAACGGCTTGAAGCCCGAGGTCCGCAGATGGATGCTGTCAAAGGCGATGTACCTGCCGTCCGGCGACCACGACGGGTTGAGGTCGTCCCAGCCGGGC
Above is a window of Candidatus Avedoeria danica DNA encoding:
- a CDS encoding PD40 domain-containing protein, with amino-acid sequence MPSHPSPRSSPPVLCAAVCAFAAFTVAALAALSTPTGAAPAAQSPADGLEVPDAIVFAHDNPIVDLWSILPDGTGRRSLTGGAGVPSERFTERLPDWSPDGAQVAFVASRSDGPVRADEAIWVLANDAAGAPIRIPLTFGPHDTNPDWSPDGTRIAFSSILERGNPGQISSINIIVPGSAEQQLLLTPLASPYAIIQQPRWSPDGRRLVFVVRVDRPQAPADPSRPNEGGELYIVNADGSGARRLLARPGWDDLNPSWSPDGRYIAFDSIHLRTSGFKPLPGEGIWLLDPATGQTGVLWQSNEDFDFYRPKWSPDGRQLVVEGPWLNDVSRLFVLDVAAPTPRAALTNGREPDWARRPLLPSPTAISTSDSPTPTEGPSPATSPTPSPSVAPATPTPPPIPGLTPFPTLNPFPTLPPLEPTLPPSAPTWPLPTATHTPSPTATTPPSATRTSPATATSNVPTVSPHGRVFLPIGLSAFPLGAPEPTPTAEASPGRSRIHPHSPTSR